The following is a genomic window from Streptomyces sp. NBC_01381.
CGGCCGTCTCAACGTGCCGGAAACCGTCGCCAACATCTCCTGGGGCGGCGCCAAGCGCAACCGCCTGTTCATCACCGCCGAAACCACCCTCTACTCGGTGGTCATGGGAGTCACCGGCACCCACCCGGCCGGACCCGGGCGTCACCCCTGGTTGAAGGCAGGGCCTCGGTGAGCATTGCCTAGGCTGTGCGCGTGACGGAAGACAGCAGGCCACTGGCCGTATTCGATCTGGACGGCACCCTCGCGGACACCGCGCACCGGCAGCGGTTCCTGGAGCGCAAGCCGCGCGACTGGGGCGCCTTTTTCGCCGCCGCCCCGGAGGATCCGCCGCTTGCGGAGGGTGTGGCGCTGGCCCTGGAGAGCGCTCAGGAGTGTGAGGTCGTCTATCTGACGGGCAGGCCGGAGCGGTGCCGCAAGGACACCGTGGCGTGGCTCGCGGCGCAGGGGCTGCCCGAGGGGCGGATCTGGATGCGGCGCAACGACGACCGGCGGCCCGCGCGCCGCGCCAAACTGGAGATTCTCCAGAAGATCGCGCAGAAGCGTGCGGTGCGCGTGCTCGTGGACGACGACGAGCTGGTGTGCGACGAGGCCGAGCGGGCGGGCTTCAAGGTCGTACGGGCACGCTGGGCGAGCACGTCCGCCGCGCTCAAGGACGCCCAGGAGCGGGAGGGGCGGACGTGACCGGCTGACGGGCGTGCCCCGCAGGCCTCAGGCGCTGTCGCCGTCCTCAAGGCGGAATCCGACCTTCAGGCCCACCTGGTAGTGCTCGATCTGCCCGTTCTCGATATGGCCGCGCACCTGGGTGACCTCGAACCAGTCCAGGGAGCGCAGGGTCTGCGAGGCGCGGTCGATGCCGTTGCGGATCGCCTGGTCGACGCCCTCGTGCGAGGTGCCGACGATCTCGGTGACCCGGTAGGTGTGGTCGGACATGAGGGTGTTCCTCTCCTCCGTGCGGTGGCGTCACAGCGGTGGGGTGACGTCACTCCACCGTGCCCCACCACGCGGCGGTGCGCGAGGCGGTGGGCGCGGGATGTTCGGCGGCCGCGCCCAGGGCGAGCCGGGAGGCGACGCGGTAGCGGTCGCCGCGGTAGAGGGAGCGCACATACTCGACGGGGCGGCCCTCGGTGTCCGTGGTGATCCGGTCGAAGAGCAGCGCGGGGGAGAGCTCGGGCACGCCGAGCAGCCGCGCCTCGGCCTCCGTGACCACCGTCGGTTCGATGGACTGCACGGCGTGGGCGGGACGGATGTGCCGGACCTCGCGGAGATGGGCGTAGAAACCGGACTCCATCTGCTCGGGGGTGAGCCCCGGTGTCAGCGCGGCCGGAATGTGCAGATGCTCCAGAGCGATGGGTTCGCCGTCGACGAGGCGCAGCCGTGCCACGTACACGATCTCGGCGGCGGGGGAGACGCGCAGCTTGCGGCCGGTCCGTGCCCCGGCCCGGACGGTGCTGAACTCCACCACCCGGCTCGACCAGCCGCCCGGAGCCTGCGGTGCGGTGAGCGGGCGGCTCGCCGAGATCAGCTCCTGGGTGACCTTGGCGGGTGCCACGAACATCCCGCGCCCGTGTTCGCGTACGAGAAGTCCCGAGGTCACAAGGTCGTCGACGGCAGCCCGCAGAGTCGGCCGCGATACACCGAGGTCGGCGCAGAGTGTGCGCTCGGAGGGGATCGCGTCGCCGGGCCGGCGGGTCTCGATCAGGTCGAGCAGGACCTCGCGCACGCGCTCGCGCTTGAGCATGCCGCCGGGGGCGGTTCTTTGGTAGTCCATCGATGCCGTCCCGTTCCGGCGGAGGGGTGGGTCGTGTCCACAACTCCCGCCCGCGCCAAGGGACTTGACGCCCCCATTGGTCTATGCCACCTTCAGTCCTCGCGAGTGGTCACCTTACCAATTGGTCAAGCCCGCGTCGTGTCGTTGTGCCGCACCTCCCCCCCCACGCCGGGAGCGGTGAGCGCCCCCGGCATTCCGAAAGGAACCAGGTCGATGAACCGACACCGCTTCAGAGTGACCTCCCGGCCGCTGACAACCGTCGCGGTCGCGACGGCGATCGCAGCCGCCGCCGGCCTCGGCCTGGCGGGGCCCGCCGCGCTGCCCGCCTCCGCGGCCCCGGACGACACCGCTCCGGACGGCACCGCCCCGGCGGCCGCCGCCGCGACGCTCTTCGACGACTTCGACTACGCCGGTCACACCGACCCGAAGATCTCCGAGCACGGCTGGAGCATCCGTTCCAACGCGGGCGGCCCCGGCGTGCCCGGCGCCACCTGGGCGCCCGAGAACATCACCTTCCGCGCCGCGGACGGCAACTCCGTGATGAACCTGGAGACTTCGACCGCCGGCACGGGGGAGTCGACGAAGCAGACCGAGATTCTCACCAAGGCGGTCAAGTTCAAGAACGGCACCTACGCGGCCCGCGTGAAATACGCCGACGTACCGAAGTCCGGCCCCGACGGGGACCATCTCGTCCAGGCGTTCTTCTCCATCAACGACCTCAAGTCCCCGATGGCCGACGACTACTCCGAGTACGACTTCGAGTATCTGCCCAACGGGGGCTGGGGCGAGCCCGCCGACATCCTCTACGCCACCTCCTGGGAGACCTTCAATCCCGAGCCGTGGGAAGCCGTCAACCAGCACACCGAGGTGCGGCAGAGCTACGAGGGCTGGCACGACGTCGTGTTCACCATCGACGACAGCGCCATCAAGTACTACGTCGACGGGCAGCTGTTCGGCACACACGATGCCAAGTACCTGCCGGAACGGCCCATGTCGATCAACTTCAATCAGTGGCTCATCGACCTCGCGGGACAGTCGAGCACCACACCCCGCGCCTACGACCAGCAGGTCGACTACGTCCTGCACGTCAAGGACGAGGTCCTGACGCCGGACCAGGTGAAGGAGCGGGTCGGCGCCTATCGCGGCGCGGGCACGACGTTCGAGGACACGGTCCCCGGCGGCTGATTCGGCCGATCCCGGTGCCGTGACCCCCTTGACCGACCCATTGGTACAGACCAAAATCCAGCCATACCCGTTCGAGCCTGGAGCTCACCCCCACGTCGGGCCGACCTTCCCCTGTCCGCAGGCAGAAAGTGACCGACGTGAAACCGCTCCGCCGCACCGCCATGTCCCTGTCCCTCGTCCTCGCCGCCACCGCTCTGCTCCCCGGATGCGGCGTCCTGCCCGGCGGGGACGAGGAGCAGCGGACCATCACCGTGTGGTTCATGAAGGACAGCGCTTCGGCGGAGTTCATCAAGCGGTTCACCGAGGACTTCGAGCAGCAGCACGGCGACATCGACCTGGAGATACGCATCCAGGAATGGACCGGCATCGGTGACAAGGTCAAGGCCGCGCTCAAGGCCGAGGACGGCCCGGACGTGATCGAGGTCGGCAACACGCAGGTCGCTCAGTACGTCGACGAGGGCGGGCTCCATGACCTCACCCTGGAGTCCGCGCGCGATCTCGGCATGAAGGACTGGCTGCCGGGTCTGGCCGAGCCGGGGCGGTACAACGGCAGCCAGTACGGCGTGCCCTGGTACGCCGCCAACCGCGTCGTCATCTACAACAAGGACCTCTTCGCGCAGGCCGGGATCGAGCAGCCGCCGAAGACGCGGGCGCAGTGGCTCACGGATACGCAGCGGCTCAACTCCGGGGGAAATCAGGGGATCTACCTGGCGGGCCAGGACTGGTACACCCTGTCGGGGTTCATCTGGGACGAGGGCGGTGACCTGGCCAAGGAGACGAACGGGGTGTGGCGGGGCAGCCTGCACTCGCCCGCGGCGCTGCGGGGCATGGAGTTCTACCGGCAGCTCCAGGCGCTGGGTTCGGGCCCCCGAGACGCGGACGAGGAGCATCCGCCGCAGGCCGGGGTGTTCGCTCGGGGTGACGTGGCGCAGATCGTCGCCGTGCCGGGGACGGTGCGGGCGATCGAGGAGAAGAATCCGAAGCTGATGGGGAAGCTCGGCTACTTCCCCATCCCCGGGAAGACGGCGGGCAGGCCGGGGGCCGTCTTCACCGGTGGGTCCGATCTCGTGGTGCGCGGCAAGACCGGCGACCGCAAGGGTGCGGTCGCCGTGATCGAGGCGCTCGCCGGGAAGAAGTGGCAGACGGAGCTTGCCCGGACCATGAATTACGTGCCGAACAAGACGACGCTGGCCTCTGCCGTGTCGGATGAGCCGGGGGTCGCGGCGATGGCCGCGGGGGCGGCGCGGGGTCGGGCGACTCCGGCCTCCCCGAAGTGGGCCGCCGTGGAGGCGGACAATCCCATCAAGGCGTACATGTCGAAGGTGCTGGGCGGGGGTGAGGCGGCGGTGGAGGCGGGGCTGGCGTCCCGCCGGATCACCAGGGCGCTGGACGTGAGCGGGCCGTGAGGAGTCTCTTTCCCCAACCCCGCCCCTTCCCGAAACGGGGGGCTCCGCCCCCGGAACCCCGTTCTAGACCGCCGCTTCGCGGCGGATCTTTCCCGCCCACCCACCCGATTGCCCCGCAGCGGCCCCAGCCTGGCGACGCGCCGTCGTCGGCCGCGCCGCCGTTGCGCCGCTTCGCGGCGAGTCTCCCACCCACCCGCCCGAATCCCAGCAGCTGCCCACCCACCCCAACATCTCAGCCCGTCCGGCGTTTGAGGACGAACTCGCCGAAGGCGGTGATCTGCGGCCACCTCGCGGCTGGCGCAGCCGGAAAGTTTCGGGAAGGGGTGGGGTTGGGGAAAGGAAATGCCCTTACCCCGCCACACTCAACGACAACGCGAAGCGGCCCCTCTCATCCGTCCACCAATGCGTCAGCTTCAGGTCCGCCGCGGACAGTTCCGCCCGCACCCCGTCCTCCCGGAACTTCGCCGAGACCTCCGTCCGCATCTCCTCGTGCCGCTCGAAGTCGACCGCCAGGTCGAGCGCCGGGATCTTCACCGTCTGCGTGGCCCGCGACCGCAGCCGCATCTCGATCCACTCGTGCTCGCGGTCCCAGACGGCGACGTGCGAGAACGCGTCGGGGTCGAAGTCGGCGCCCAGTTCGCGGTTGATGACGGTCAGGACGTTCTTGTTGAAGGCAGCCGTGACGCCCGCCCCGTCGTCGTACGCGGAGACGAGCACCGACTCGTCCTTCACCAGGTCCGTGCCGAGCAGCAGCGCGTCACCGGGGGAGAGCAGGGCACGTACCGACGTGAGGAAGGCGGCGCGTTCGGCCGGTAGCAGATTGCCGATGGTGCCGCCGAGGAAGGCCACCAGACGCGGGCCCGGCGTGCCGGGCAGGGCGAGGCCGCGGGTGAAGTCGGCGATCAGGGCGTGTACGTCGAGAGCAGGGCGCGAGGCGAGGAGCGTGTTCGCGGCGCCGGTCAGCGCGCTCTCGCTGACGTCCACGGGGACGTACGTGTGCAGCGAGGGCAGCGCGTCGATGAGGTGGCGGGTCTTCTCCGACGAGCCCGAGCCCAGCTCGATGAGGGTGCGCGCGTCCGTCACGGCGGCGATCTCCGCGGCGCGTGTCTGCAGGATCTCCCGCTCGGCGCGTGTCGGGTAGTACTCGGGGAGCGTGGTGATCTCGTCGAACAGGGCGCTGCCGCGTGCGTCGTAGAACCACTTGGGCGGCAGCGTCTTGGGCGTACGGGTGAGGCCTTGCAGGACGTCGGCGCGCAGGGCGGCGTCGGTGGCGTCCTCGGGCAGGGTGCGGGTCAGCAGGAACGGGCTCACTCGGTGGGCTCCTTGAGCGGGGTCAGCAGAACATCGGTACGGCTCGCGGCGAGCAGCGTGCGGTCGGGGACCTGACGCCAGTGCGGATCGTCGTCGTAGGGCTCGGAGGCCACGACGGTGCGGCGGCCCGGTTCGGTGAGGTACCAGAGGGTGTCGCCCCAGGCGGTCGCGGCGATCGTCTCGCCGTTGGTGAGGAGGAGGTTGAGGCGTGATCCGGGGGCCGCCTCGGCGACCTCGACGACGGTGTCCGCGAGGGCCTGTCCCTCGTCGTCACCGCCGCGCAGCCGGTGCAGGACGAGCGCCCACACCAGCGCGGAATCGCAGCGCGCCTCCATCGAGAGCAGTTCGGCGGGCGGCAGGCCCGAGGTGAGCGGGGCGAGGGACCGCGGCCAGCCCGCCACCGCGCCGTTGTGGCTGAACAGCCAGGCCCCGGCGGCGAACGGCGCCGCCGCCGCTTCCCCGTCGGCACCCGCCACGGTCGCGTCCCGCACCGCGGCGAGCAGGGCACCGGACCGTACGACCCGGGCGAGGTCCGCGAAGGACCGGTCGCCCCAGATCGGACCGGCACGGCGGTAGCGGGCGGGCTCGGGATCGCCTTCGGCGTACCAACCCACCCCGAATCCATCGGCGTTGACCGTGCCGTAGCGCTGCTGCCGGGGCGCCCACGACTGGCGGAACAGGCTGTGTTCGGGCTCCACCAGGAGCTTGCCGAGCGGCTCCTGGGGGCCCAGGTAGGCGAGGTGACGGCACATCAGACGGCCTCCGCCGGGCCGCCGGGCCCGGTCCCCGCCGGACCCGCGTCACGTGCCGTGCGGAATCCGGAGAAGATCTGCCGCCGCACCGGATGGTCCCAGTTGCGGAACGTGCCCCGGCAGGCCACCTCGTCCACGGAGAACGCGCCGCCCCGCAGCACCTTGTAGTCACCGCCGAAGAACACGTCCGAGTACTCGCGGTAGGGGAAGGCGGCGAAGCCCGGGTAGGGCAGGAAGTCGCTCGACGTCCACTCCCACACGTCGCCGATCAACTGGCGTACGCCGAGCGGCGATTCACCGGCCGGATAGCTGCCCGCCGGAGCCGGCCGCAGATGGCGCTGGCCCAGGTTGGCGCGCTCGGGCGTGGGGTCCGCGTCACCCCACGGGTAGCGCATGGACCGTCCTGACGCCGGGTCGTGCCGGGCGGCCTTCTCCCACTCCACCTCGCTGGGCAGCCGCCGGCCCGCCCAGCGGGCGTACGCGTCCGCCTCGTACCAACTGACGTGCAGGACCGGCTCGTTCGGCGGCACGGCCTCCACCGTCCCGAAGTGGCGGCGCAGCCACTGCCCGGCGTCGCGGCGCCAGAACAGCGGCGCCGAGAGCTTGTTGCCCCGGACCATGTCCCAGCCCGCGGGAGCCCACCAG
Proteins encoded in this region:
- a CDS encoding dodecin — protein: MSDHTYRVTEIVGTSHEGVDQAIRNGIDRASQTLRSLDWFEVTQVRGHIENGQIEHYQVGLKVGFRLEDGDSA
- a CDS encoding GntR family transcriptional regulator; the protein is MDYQRTAPGGMLKRERVREVLLDLIETRRPGDAIPSERTLCADLGVSRPTLRAAVDDLVTSGLLVREHGRGMFVAPAKVTQELISASRPLTAPQAPGGWSSRVVEFSTVRAGARTGRKLRVSPAAEIVYVARLRLVDGEPIALEHLHIPAALTPGLTPEQMESGFYAHLREVRHIRPAHAVQSIEPTVVTEAEARLLGVPELSPALLFDRITTDTEGRPVEYVRSLYRGDRYRVASRLALGAAAEHPAPTASRTAAWWGTVE
- a CDS encoding extracellular solute-binding protein; this translates as MSLSLVLAATALLPGCGVLPGGDEEQRTITVWFMKDSASAEFIKRFTEDFEQQHGDIDLEIRIQEWTGIGDKVKAALKAEDGPDVIEVGNTQVAQYVDEGGLHDLTLESARDLGMKDWLPGLAEPGRYNGSQYGVPWYAANRVVIYNKDLFAQAGIEQPPKTRAQWLTDTQRLNSGGNQGIYLAGQDWYTLSGFIWDEGGDLAKETNGVWRGSLHSPAALRGMEFYRQLQALGSGPRDADEEHPPQAGVFARGDVAQIVAVPGTVRAIEEKNPKLMGKLGYFPIPGKTAGRPGAVFTGGSDLVVRGKTGDRKGAVAVIEALAGKKWQTELARTMNYVPNKTTLASAVSDEPGVAAMAAGAARGRATPASPKWAAVEADNPIKAYMSKVLGGGEAAVEAGLASRRITRALDVSGP
- the egtD gene encoding L-histidine N(alpha)-methyltransferase, with protein sequence MSPFLLTRTLPEDATDAALRADVLQGLTRTPKTLPPKWFYDARGSALFDEITTLPEYYPTRAEREILQTRAAEIAAVTDARTLIELGSGSSEKTRHLIDALPSLHTYVPVDVSESALTGAANTLLASRPALDVHALIADFTRGLALPGTPGPRLVAFLGGTIGNLLPAERAAFLTSVRALLSPGDALLLGTDLVKDESVLVSAYDDGAGVTAAFNKNVLTVINRELGADFDPDAFSHVAVWDREHEWIEMRLRSRATQTVKIPALDLAVDFERHEEMRTEVSAKFREDGVRAELSAADLKLTHWWTDERGRFALSLSVAG
- the egtC gene encoding ergothioneine biosynthesis protein EgtC: MCRHLAYLGPQEPLGKLLVEPEHSLFRQSWAPRQQRYGTVNADGFGVGWYAEGDPEPARYRRAGPIWGDRSFADLARVVRSGALLAAVRDATVAGADGEAAAAPFAAGAWLFSHNGAVAGWPRSLAPLTSGLPPAELLSMEARCDSALVWALVLHRLRGGDDEGQALADTVVEVAEAAPGSRLNLLLTNGETIAATAWGDTLWYLTEPGRRTVVASEPYDDDPHWRQVPDRTLLAASRTDVLLTPLKEPTE